DNA sequence from the Acipenser ruthenus chromosome 20, fAciRut3.2 maternal haplotype, whole genome shotgun sequence genome:
CCCAGCGGGGCCGGGTAGACAAGAACCGTGCAGAGCAAGGCAACGCCGGAACACCCGTCAATGACTGGAGGGCTTCAGGAAAGAGCTTTTGCTTCTGCTCAGCCAATGTGTGCCTGCTACCAGACTCCCTAGCCCGCTTCAATAACCTTTCAGACACACAAGGCCGGGCCAAGGAGGTGGGAAAGCGGATCAGCAATGGAGCTAGTCGCCCACAGATTAAAATCTACATCGACTCACCCACCAACACCTCTATCAGCGCTGTCAGCTTTACTAGCTTGGTCTCACCCCAGGGAGGTGGGGAGGTACCAAATAAGGTGGCTTCGGTTGCAGGTGGCGTCAGGAGCATGTCTTTAACGGAGTACAAACATGAGAgcaatggggaggcagaaaaagaGCCAGAGGAGAGCAGCAGCAGTAATTTGCAGGAACTGGAGCAAGAGAACACCCCTTTAAATGAGCCTGACTCAGCTTCAGGGGTTCAGATTAGCATCAGCGCCCCGGTACCCTCGAATGATCAGGAACCAGAGGATGGCCAGACACCCAATGACAAGCCGAAGGAAGGGGATTCAGGCAGCCTTGACAGCAGAACTGCCTCCAGAGATTCCCTGGTAAAGTTCCACATTAGCGACAGCAATGCAGTCAACAACAAGTTGGTGTACCGGGCCTCCATGATTAAGAAGGCTTCAGTCAGGAAGAGACGACATGCAGACGACTGTTTTGATCATGAGATATCTGCCTTTTTTCCTGCCAACCTGGACTTCCTGTGCCTGCAGGAAGTCTTTGACAAGCGTGCGGCTGAGAAGCTAAAGAACCAGCTGCACCACTACTTCCAGCACGTGATCTACGACGTGGGCTGCTACGCCTGGAAGGGTTGTGGCCCTTTCAAATTCCTCAACAGCGGACTCCTTCTGGCAAGCCGCTACCCTATCCTGGATGCTTCATACCGCTGCTTCCCCAATGGGCGGGGGGAGGATGCACTGGCGGCCAAGGGGGCTCTTTTTGTCAAGGTAAGTAGAATAACGGCAGAGtatattatttttacaacatattttgtgacctgtttttcaaaataatttctaACCTCTAATAACAGGGTGAGATGCTttattaattaacattttatCGGCCAGCTTAATCATGAATTCAAAGCCTCCAGTTCCTTCGGGTCTCCTGTCTTGTGGAGTTGGGGTAATTCACTTCTCTGCAGCATGCTATTTAATtgtcaaaatgtttaaatattcagAATCTTGTAAATATATTACATTGATTCAAGAGTAAACAGTGTGAATATGATATTTCTGTAGAGATTTGTCTCTAactatgtgtattttttttcccctggcAGCATAGTTCGTTTTTACAGAAATATTGACAGTTGTAGATTTCAGAATCAAATTTCTCTCTCCAACATGGCTTTGGTAATCCAACATGgcttttaaattatttacaaaacacAATTATACATACATTCATTATGATAATGCAAATAGCTTCAattctaaatgtatttacattaatattgTTTGAAATCAGTTCACATATATTTCTTAATATTTGGCTGTTAGAAATAATTTCTGTGAACACAGGATATGTACTGTTTATAAAATGACAAtgtatattaatacacattttattttaaattgtttaatttgagTGTTTTGGTCAGCCCTCTGAACTAATACTACTGCTAATGTCACTGTCAACAACACAAGCAGGCCAGATATAAAGATGGTGGATGGAGATGGAGGCCATGGGTTTTACAGAtacatgcttaaaaaaacaagccATGTCAAGCCATGAAAGTTTATCAGACGGATGCGTCGTTATGGGACTGCTGCCAAATACCTAAGGCAAAATCCTACAGTTTTTCTAGTTAGATAGACACTTTGAGACCCAGAAAACTATGTTGTAATTTGATAAGATAGTACAGTATATCTGTAGAGTCTATAATCttctatatatattattatatttcctGTAACAAAGCTGGAAACCAAATAGACTTTTGTGCTTGTATCTTATAAAAACTCAAACTCAGATGAAAGCGTACAATCATTTCATAAAATCCAACTCGGATGCCTTTTATTGATCAACAACTTAAATATCATATACAAAAATATGTACTTTTTCTTAAGAATCTCTTACAGTGATGCTCAACCTAACTAGCTAATTATAGTTGCCGCACcattaacacaaaaacaaacaaatgattgttAGAAAGTTCAATACAGGTCTGCGCTCTGGACAAAACATTGCTAAAAACATTTGTGTGACACATGTATAGCATCTGATGGACTGTTTAGTTTGGAGATAAGTATTTGAAGTGAGCAAAGTTCCAGGATGTTTATACTCAAAACAGAATATTTGTGTGAGTGTAAATGTGCTTATAAACATGCAGGTTCAAAAACagaaagacaggcagacagattgACAGTGTGTTAAAGAGGAGGTGAATGAGTTCTTAAAACTGCATGATAAGCTGCTGAATTGTGTTTGAGAGTGGCCGGTTGTACTGGCAGCGTGAGCACAGATCTTTATTGATCATCGGGCATACACACATCATTTACAGCATCCAGCATCACTCCTTAACCTCCTGTATTGATCAGGCTCTGCAAGACAAGTATAGTCCTGGCAGAGTGGAGCCTGCTAAGTACAGAAAGTGTTTTGAATACTTAAAACACCGACAAAAACTCTTACTGTTTCCAAatcattatattattaattttactTATAGTTTCTCTGCTATAGAAGATGCCGACAGCATTTGGCTCTGTTGTTTTGGATAAAATGATGGACTATGAAGAAGAATGCAGACACAAAGGAATTCAATTTTAGAGGACAGTTAGAGATGGACTGTACCACAGATAGATATATCAATAAGGCAGTAGGATTAAAGGGGCAGGGGGAGGCAACACAAACTCTAAGAGATGATTGTATGTTTCTCTTGAGTCCTGGTTTAACTTCATCTTTAAAACATTCCTAGTTTAGATCTTTGATTTACATATTTCACAACTTTTAGATTCCGTGGAATTTGATTCACGTTACGCATTAACTTACAATTTCATGacttttcacatttaaatgatattaatacacatttcaatAATGTGAGCTACTATAGTGTaccttatttaatatttttagcGTTAGGCCCCCTGCATTCTTAATCATGTTAATTTGGTAATATTCAATAATAcaatattgtttgtaaaatattGATTATGAAAGTactgtaatttacaaaataaGACGTGAAGAGGGCGGTGTTAGAGCATGGCCATTATGGTCTTATCTTCTTAATGCCATATTTGTTAAAACTATTAAATGGAGCTCATTGGCGTCATATTTGATGCATGGCTGTATTCTCTGAGTCTCATAGTTACATTCCATTATTTGTGTTTTCCAGGTAAAAGTAAACCATTTTGCTTTTATTCACTGGATCtagctataaaaaaataaatatgaatggaTGGCTTAAACTTAACCCAAATGAATATTGGATTCAATAGAAGGTATCCTCCCTCTCCTGttgaatttgcacagtaattttgcattttttcccatgtttttttCGTCATATTTTGCCATGAATTGGGAATTCCTGAATTACAGGAATATGTGGGTAACATGTATACCTCTATTTGAGAATTGAACTCATTAGATAAAATGTAATCTGGAGCAGACTAGAAAACCAAAAGAGATTGAAAACAGAGTGTTTCATCCTACAATCCCTACACATGCACATTTGAATGCCCTAGATTCACAGCAAGTCTGCAAATAAGTGATGTTCTTGTTTTTCCATCATTTATTTACTTCCCCCTCGAGTTCCCCTGCCTTGGGTTCCCATGCCTTTTCACAGAAGCTGTGCTATTTGTGCCCATGTCTGCCTTCATAGCCTTGGCCAACAGTTAATACCAGCTGCACATTGCCCTACAGTGACCCTGGACAAACTTGAAGGCTGTTCTTATTGTCTGATTGCAGAACCCTAAGCATGCTTTTACAACACTGTTTGCTGGTTTCCTTAGTGTTTAACCAAGCATGCATGAAGTCCCGAACATGTTATTCAGACAAGTGATTGTCTGACTCGTGTCCTTTCAGGTTATTTTTGGCTGTTTGTAAAAATGGGGTTAACTGTAGTACAGTTGTTTAGTTTGAATATCTTAGTGCTGGACTGCTGTATGGGAGAATTTTGATGTAAAAGGTAGTGGCTGGTATCCCATGGAATACTTCATATTACTTTTTTGAATGGGtggtgtgtaaaacaaaaaaacaactatttaatTTAGGAGAGCAGACCAGAATTTGTGAAATTCCccacaaaaaaatatgaaatatgaactGACTTAAACTCaactagaaaaaaaatcattttttggctCTGCCTGTTTGAGCACaatcaaaaacatatttattatggCAGCTGCAACAAACAATAATTTCCAAAGCTGCTGCATGAAAGAACTCTTTCATGAAAACGCCGGAAGGATCTTTtcataatttaattttttaatgaaGCTAGTCAAAATATTCCAGCCCCTAACCCCCTCAGAACCAAGATGCACTTGTGAAGTACAGTAGCAGAATGTGTCTGTCGGCCCTGTGTAGACCCCCTAGTAGAAACAACTCAAATAAAACTAAAGACAGTTCTGTTACTTGATACAAACCACAGCAGTATCTAGTTAGGCTAGACTTTAATGCAGATTTTACACAAGCTGACTCACCTGCAATTCAGCTCTGTACCTCCACCTCTGTAAAACCAAAAAAGACTTAATCtaaagaaaaattaaattaacacattaactaaTGGCTctaatactttttatttatttcttattttcttagcagacgcccttatccagggtgacttacaattgttacaagatatcacattattttttacatacaattacccatttatacagttgggtttttactggagcaatctaggtaaagtaccttgctcaagggtacagcagcagtgtcccctaccagggattgaacccacgaccctccggtcaagagtccagagccctaaccactactccacactgctgcccctttttaGAAGAACTAGTGACAATTCTGACCgaaaaattgaaattgaaaaaaaaaaggactggTACCACAATCTGGAAACTTGCAATGGAATTTCTTTTGATGGAAACAAAGCACTTACTGT
Encoded proteins:
- the LOC117425713 gene encoding sphingomyelin phosphodiesterase 3-like, whose product is MVLHTSPFSSAFLRFLHSLSWGLIFPCFWLFDRLLASFLATTYEKRQHSEDPCYSRALCILISTPFYLALVVATLPFAFLGFLLWAPLQAVRRPYVYSQRGRVDKNRAEQGNAGTPVNDWRASGKSFCFCSANVCLLPDSLARFNNLSDTQGRAKEVGKRISNGASRPQIKIYIDSPTNTSISAVSFTSLVSPQGGGEVPNKVASVAGGVRSMSLTEYKHESNGEAEKEPEESSSSNLQELEQENTPLNEPDSASGVQISISAPVPSNDQEPEDGQTPNDKPKEGDSGSLDSRTASRDSLVKFHISDSNAVNNKLVYRASMIKKASVRKRRHADDCFDHEISAFFPANLDFLCLQEVFDKRAAEKLKNQLHHYFQHVIYDVGCYAWKGCGPFKFLNSGLLLASRYPILDASYRCFPNGRGEDALAAKGALFVKVHVGSTPQDQRIVGYISGTHLHASAADCVVRCEQLDLLVVWQSEFIKSTSRPAGADSPEDMVAFNVICGDLNFDNCSSEDKLEQQHSLFTRYKDPCRVGPGEDKPWVVGTLLDSSGLYNEEVSSPENLQKIMENEEGRKEYLVYPTNKNHGSNRKGRKIPLKGSGRRIDYILYTEEGLQPEWKVDIEEFSFITQLAGLTDHLPVSMRLAVSTGEEEP